In a genomic window of Streptomyces koelreuteriae:
- a CDS encoding VOC family protein: MTQTPARPAPVHWKVVIDAGDPQAQADFWAAALHYEVEDNSVLIGKLLGAGVVPQELVVEFHGRHAFRDLVAVRHPEDPFEEESGTGLGRRLLFQKVPEAKTVKNRLHLDLHPGEGRREEEVARLEGLGARVLRRVAEQGGEWALMADPEGNEFCVQ, translated from the coding sequence ATGACACAGACACCGGCACGTCCCGCCCCCGTGCACTGGAAGGTCGTCATCGACGCGGGCGACCCGCAGGCGCAGGCCGACTTCTGGGCCGCCGCGCTCCACTACGAGGTCGAGGACAACAGCGTCCTCATCGGGAAGCTGCTCGGCGCCGGTGTCGTGCCGCAGGAGCTCGTCGTCGAGTTCCACGGCCGCCACGCCTTCCGGGACCTGGTCGCCGTACGGCACCCCGAGGACCCGTTCGAGGAGGAGAGCGGGACCGGGCTGGGGCGGCGGCTGCTGTTCCAGAAGGTGCCGGAGGCGAAGACGGTCAAGAACCGGCTGCACCTCGATCTGCACCCGGGAGAGGGGCGGCGCGAGGAGGAGGTCGCGCGGCTGGAGGGGCTCGGGGCGAGGGTGCTGCGGCGGGTGGCGGAGCAGGGCGGCGAGTGGGCTCTGATGGCGGACCCGGAGGGGAACGAGTTCTGCGTGCAGTAG